The genomic stretch GAGACCCAGTCATCATCCGTCATGACTAGCATCATTGCGCGCATGAGTAACAGCCGGCGGCAGAACACATGCTTGCCACCTTGGGCCCATTCTATGCTAAGGTCTCTGGAAAGGAGTCTTGGTCCTTTAATGGCCATCCTGGCAGAGAGAAACCTGAAATTGTTCTCGGGGAGGGTGGTGCCAGCCCAGGGGGAAGAAACTTTTGAGAACTGGCTGATCCAAGTCAATGAGATCTTGCCAGATTGGAATATGTCTGAAGAGGAAAAGCTCAGGCGCTTGATTAAAACCCTGAGGGGCCCTGCGCGGGAGGTGATGCTTTTGCTGCAGGCGGCCAACCCCAACCTCAGCGTGGCAGATTTCTTGCACGCCATGAAACTGGTGTTTGGGGAGTCTGAAAGCAGTGTGACTGCTCATAGTAAATTTTTTAACACCCTGCAGGCGCAAGGGGAGAAAGCCTCCCTTTATGTGATCCGTTTAGAGGTGCAGCTCCAGAATGCTATTCAGGCAGGGATCATAGCTCAGAAAGATGCCAACCAGTCTCGCCTGCACCAGTTCCTTTTAGGGGCAGAGCTGAATGGGGACCTGCGCTTCAGGCTGAAGAATCTTCTCAGGATGTATGCAAATGAGCAGGAGCGTCTCCCCAGTTTCCTGGAGTTAATCAGGATGATAAGGGAGGAAGAGGATTGGGATGACATTTTCATTAAACAGAAGCGGGCCAAGAGATCTGAGTCAGTGGTGGCAAGGGCAACTAGCCCAGTGGCATTTGGGGGCTCCCCACCCATAGTGATTGATAATAAAGACTGTAACGTGATTGAGATAGATGATacccctgatgactcagatgagGATGTGATCCTGGTGGGGGAGTCTCAGGACCTTCCACGTTCATTCTCGGATTCTCCTCCCTCCAGACGCAGGGCCAGAC from Bubalus bubalis isolate 160015118507 breed Murrah chromosome X, NDDB_SH_1, whole genome shotgun sequence encodes the following:
- the ZCCHC12 gene encoding zinc finger CCHC domain-containing protein 12, with translation MTSIIARMSNSRRQNTCLPPWAHSMLRSLERSLGPLMAILAERNLKLFSGRVVPAQGEETFENWLIQVNEILPDWNMSEEEKLRRLIKTLRGPAREVMLLLQAANPNLSVADFLHAMKLVFGESESSVTAHSKFFNTLQAQGEKASLYVIRLEVQLQNAIQAGIIAQKDANQSRLHQFLLGAELNGDLRFRLKNLLRMYANEQERLPSFLELIRMIREEEDWDDIFIKQKRAKRSESVVARATSPVAFGGSPPIVIDNKDCNVIEIDDTPDDSDEDVILVGESQDLPRSFSDSPPSRRRARPQDQVLIIDSPNNSQFPSPCTSGGSGYKNDGPGNMRRTRKRKHTLRCSYCGEEGHSKETCDNESNKAQMFENLIITLQELAHTEERSREAPVEPSDPCELQ